ATGGAGTTATTTATGAAGCAGATGAGATGATTATGGAGGCCGCTAAGTGGATATTTTGAGCACTTCATGAGAGATGACAAGGCAAACTGAGAGACCTTGGACTATGTGGATGACAAGGCAAACTAAAAGACCTTGGACTATGTGACAGATGGTGAATCAGTTTCAGCCCGGGACAATGACCTGCTTCTTCCTCCTATTTCCGTCGAGGAGGTAAAGAAGGCGGTTTTCAACTTGGACAGCGACAGTGCACCAGACATTGATAGCTTTCTGAATTACTGCTACCAGATTGTGTGGGGAGAGATTAAGAGAGAAGTGTAGGAAGTAGTGGATATCTTCTTTAGGAACGGGAGACTCGTCAAGAGCGTATACAAAACTGCCCTCATGCTTATTCCTAAGAAGAATGGAGCCACCAAAATAGAGGATTTCCGAAAAGCGATCCTTTGTCGCTTAGTGGGATCTAACCAAGGGCCTTTTATTAATTCGCAAGTGATCCAAGATAATATTGCTCTCTCATGACATTATCCATCTTCTAAgtaagaggaaggaagaagtgGCATGTTTGAAACTGGACTTTTTCAAAGCGTATGACAGAGTCTCATGGGTTTTCCTCAAAAACAGTTTGCATCTATTGGGCTTACACCCTTTGTGAATTGAGAGAGTGATACAATGCGTATCTAATGTCAGTTTCTCGGTTATGATCAATGGAAAGTGTGGTAGGGCTTTCCCGGCCGACAGAAGGCTGCGTCAGGCTGACCCGTTGTCGCCATATCCCTTCATTTTGATCATGGAGGTCGTTTCTAAGGGACTGAGAGGAAGAGTTCAAAGTGGCTGTATCAGACGTCCAACGAGCTTGCAAAGAGGCCCAAATTTTCATAGTTTGatgtatgtggatgatattttaCTGTTCTCAAAAGCTTCTATGAAATCCCTTGAAGGCATCAAGCAGTTTTTTCAGCATGTGAAGAAGAATGCTGGTCTTGTCATTAATAACTCCAAGACCTCCTTATTCACGTTCAATGTGGATTGTGGGAGAGAAGCTAGACTTGCTCAGGTGTGGGGGGTTGGCAAGTGGTGACCTTGCCCATAGAGTACCTCGGGGTCCCTCTCTTTGTTGGGAACCTCATAGAGGAGCTTTGCATTGGGCTGGCATCTAAAATAGAGAGTAAGTTGATTACCTAGAAAGCCAAGCTACATCACATGCTGGCCGAGCATGCGTCATTAACGCTAACCTTCTCTCCATAGCTGTTTTTTGGATGCAGGTCTTTCGACTCCTCAAGGGGATTCTCAAGAAAATAGAGAGAAGCCTGGCTGACTTCCTCTGGATGGACGAAACTAGAAGCTGAAAGGTCCACCAAGTTGCCTAGAAAACGCTTTGTCAGGCAAAGATCGAAGGTGGTATTGGCTTCCGGCCTCTAGAGGAGGTTAATGTTGCGTTGCTGGCTAGCAGGTTTTGCTCCGCAGTCAATAGAGATCCTCTGCTGCTGCAGTGGGTAGCTATGCACGGTACCTGACAAATGAGAAGAACTTTTGGACCTTGAAGAGGTATACAGAAACATGGTACCCAGTTGGCAAATGTGTGCTCCCTTTGCCACCGAGCGGCGGAAGATAACCACCATGTGCTCAATTGCTCATTGGTTGTGAGTTCTCCAAGGAAGTTTGGAGAATGGTGGCTAGACGCTTCTGTAGATCTAGAGTTCCTTCGCAGAGCATTAGCGAAGAGATCCAAATCTGgtataaaacaatttttaagcTCAAGTGGCTCAAGAAATGCTGGAATTTGGTCCTCCTGattattttttggaaattaTGGTGGAGTAGGAACAAGCCAACAACTTTTGGTGTCCCTCATGAGTTCTGAGGATGAGAGAACTCAATATAAGAGCTCTGGTCTTGCCTAAGCCTCTTATGCTATAAGGTTCTCTAATCAATGTGGACAGCTTCAAGAATACCATACAAATAGTTGTTTGCAAGGGAAGGCACCAAGGTAAAGTCTGTGCAATGTGGTGGAGTGAGGAAGAAGGGCTCCCGAAATAACTGAAGTTAGGGCAGCAGGGGAGGGTAAGATATTATGCAGAGATGTCCTTCTTTGATCAGTGGCTTCAAGCCCAGCCAAATGAAAGTAGTCCCTATCGTGTTATCACTAATAGCATGGCCTGGAAACGCCGACTTAAAGCAGGAGGAGCTAAGGGGCGCCTGGCAAACCCTGATTGGTGGACTGGTGTAAAGGGAAATAGCCACCTCCTAGTTCTTCACCAGCAGCTTTTCGAGTAAGGGTGAACACTagttgagtcgagcccgagttcaatCAGTTTAAGCTCGACTCAACCAATAACCCCAAGCTCGACTCCGCTTGACTTCGATAATAGCTTGACGAAagcaactcgagcttgactcggcagttatgtattgagctcgagctcgattcgattAAGACTTGACATACccgtttgaatataattgatactcatcgttacgtgttgagcttgaactcgactcgacaaactcgtttgaatagacttgatattcatccttacgtgttgagctcgagctcgactcgattaaagctcgacaaactcgtttgaatagaattgatactCATCCTTGTGTGTTGAACTCGAgatgactcgattaaggctcgacaaactcgtaaacttgtttgaatatatagacttgattaaagctcgacaaattCAAGGCTCGAACTAagtgttgagcttgaactcaacttgattatttgaacgagttgactcatgaactcaagctcaacttttGAACTATCCAACTTCAAGAAGACTTTgttttatcaaattttgaagaaacaatTTTCTCTTTgctatcatttattttttttaattgttcatTTATCTCACAGTTATAACTAAATacatttgatcaaataaatataaaaaaactataatGTGTTTAACAATTCAACAATCTTAACCATTCTCAAATAACCTTTAATGTGGGTTGGGTTCAATCACCGGTGATTTGACTTGATCTGACCTATTATTAGGTACATGGTGGTTCATTAGTCTTAATCGAAAGACGATGAACTAAATAAAGGGAATGTcaaatttgttgaaaaaaatgaagatgtaatTACATGGCATATTACATTTTCAAAAGCCAACCAACGTCTAACCATTATCGAATCAAGTTCCAATCCATTAGTTGACAAGGATCTAAAATCTCCCTCGTGATGTGACACAGGGCATTTGACggtcttgttttttcttttaaaatttaagttttaaaaacaaatcaaattaaaataaaaataaaaatttgaaaattttaattttaaaataaaacgatgtgtttgataaaatataaattaaaaattaaaaatatataattgatgaattaaaaacatatacatgtgttccaaataaagatcaaattttttttaaaactttagaatcataattccacttAATCAtaattatgaaattttgatttaaaaataagtctataatttcaaaatgaaaattagttGTCTGATAATCCAATTCTcatttcattataaaaaataaaaactttttcaaatgccctccaaaaacaaaaaattgggcAAAAGAGAAGTTACTCATAAAACTCATCCTATCATTTTTGGGAAACGGAAAAATACCGAAGTGGGTATGTGGGAAATATGTGAAGTACAAGGGTTTTACTACAAACTTTCTTCCGCCCATGTCCACGTCATCGATCCGGGGATTTTAGTCAGAGAGCAAGTGACAGCCGTTTGATTTTCGAATCTAACGGTCTAAAGTCATTGTCGTTCAGATCGCCAGCGTTGCAGGCCTCCACCTGGTCGCTATTTAGACTTCGTCTCCCGCGCTCCCTCCATCGacggaaggagagagagggagagaagcgGAGCTTTCGGGAGATTTTCTGGTAGGGTTGTGGTCGGAAAAGATGTCAGGGAggggaaagggaggaaaaggcCTTGGCAAGGGCGGGGCAAAGCGCCACCGTAAGGTTCTCCGGGATAACATCCAGGGTATCACCAAGCCGGCGATTCGCCGCCTGGCTCGTCGTGGCGGCGTGAAGCGTATCAGTGGGCTCATCTACGAGGAGACTAGGGGCGTCCTCAAGATCTTCCTCGAGAACGTCATCCGTGACGCAGTTACCTACACGGAGCACGCTCGCCGGAAGACTGTCACCGCCATGGACGTCGTCTACGCACTCAAGCGCCAGGGCCGCACCCTCTATGGTTTTGGCGGTTGATCTCGATTGGCTTGTGATCTGTTTGCGAGCCCGTCCGATTCGCGTGAGGAATGGTTGCTGGATGCGTgtttccttcccttttctttgttttacttttaggcttccttttccctttctgAAGTTGTAGGATTTCAACCTGTAAATTTTCCTTCCCTGAATGGCTTCTCTTAaaatgactctctctctctctctctgtgtgtgtgtgtgtgtgtgcgtgcgcgCGCGCTAGCTATTCTCACGGTTTCTTTACACGCAAAAGGCGTAGGGGTTTGGAGCCAATATTTTCTTGCGCTTCCACAAAAGGGAAAAGTTTATATACCGAGTGATTTGGGTGATACCGAGGAGCATCAGCCGATGATATAGTCTAATTTGTTGGCTGTGTAGCTATCATCGATAACCATTCTTAATTTGCTAGTTTCAATCGTTTTATGTGAATGGTTCTCATATAGTTCAGCCAATTTTTCCAAGGATAATTTGGGTGTCGATCTGAGTTCAAATTTTCCaggaatttcaaaatttcctttAGTAAACTCTGAATCGTTTTCAAAGTTTAATCAGTGTCCAAATATGAATTGAGGACGATGTCGGGGTTGATTGTCTCTGTTCGACATCTTTTTGTTACAGAATGTCGAATATAACAACATGAAATGCATGTtcagttgaaaaaagaaaaatgagaagcaTGGCAACAACCTAGGTAGCGACTTATATGGAGGAAGATAGTTTCTTTTACCTCCCAAAAAAAGAACATCAATTTGCTGCCAATGTAGAAAGTTTCAATTGTAAGAAGACATGGAAGGAAGCAATGAaagataaaagtgaaaaaaaaggggAATGAAGAACTAAAAAGGTTCCCCTTTCTGGCAGcagttgagacttgagagagggaagaagagagaaagagcctgTATGAAGGCGTCGAGGATGAGGGTCGACCGGCGGAGAGAAGGGCAACATCAGAAGCGGTGAGAATAATCTTTTCTCATCGAAAAAAACGAATAGGTTATCTTTCCAGACACATTATCCGCTTCAAACGGGACCTCACAAACCCTGCATCATTAGTTTGACCCTTGGATTTGTGGACCCTGTATCACAAGTCGGATTTAGGTAGTTCGACATTTAGTTCGACTACGATTACAAATTGGATCCAAAGTAATCTCCTAAGCGTTGCACCTGAATCCATATTGGCGGCGCTCCTCCATAGTTTGCTCTGAGATGGCGAAAGATTTTGTGCTATTGCATTATAGTCAATGAAGTTAGAGAAACTAAAGGttcatattttcctttgtttccaTCTCCTTgcttctttcataaattttatgggAACATAGTGATTCAAATGCTCATTCTTAGGTTTCGGACTCTAAACTTAATAACAAGCTTTATAAGGCGTTCGAATATTAATGAGCTGAATatgatcaaattcagatatgaggCGTACAGACTTGACATAATTATCTACCCATCTGTGACAGCAATGCGCTTTCATACAACAAGAAATGAAGGGGGAAGGAAGAAAACTTAGAACTAATTGATCTTTTGAAGTATACTTGGACAAGTTCCGCAGAATTACATATTATCTGGACTTTCCCTCAAATTTGCTCAATCACTCGAAGTTGTTGAGCATGCAACTGACGTGACTACTTTTTTTGATTAATTTGGGCACGCACCTCTTCAGCCATACGCTTTCTTCACTTTCCTCTATATCTATGCATCTTTCTGTGCCCTGAATGGCGTAGAAACCAAGGAGGGGGAGAAAAATGGTGCGCCTAAATCTTTCCTACTTGTGCCTATGGCTGTGCGTAAGCATGGCACTGTGCCATGCTCATACAGACCCAAGCAATATTGACGTTGGTAGTTCTGATAGTGGCTTCGGGAAGGGTGAAGGCTTTGGTTTTGGAAGTGGTCCGTTCGGGGGCGGCGGTGGTGGCAGCGGTCAAGATGGATCAGGATATGGGTATGGTGGTGGACAAGGTGGTGAAGGTAGTGGCTATGGTCAAGGTAGTGGAGTaggcggcggtggtggtggtggtggcggcggcggttATGGCGAAGGGGGTGGCTTCGGGTATGGCCCAGGTGGTGGCAGTGGTTATGGTTCTGGtgaaggtggtggtggtggtggcggtggttaCGGTCAGGGTGGTGGCTTTGGCTATGGGCCAGGTGTTGGTAGTGGTTACGGCTTTGGCTCTGGTTTTGGTCAAGGTGGTGAtggaggtggtggtggcggtggcggtaGATATGGTCAAGGTAGTGGCTTCGACCATGGGCCAGGTGATGGTCGTGGTTCTGGCTCTGGTTATGGTCAAGGTGGCGGTGGTGGAGGCAGTGGCTCTGGTGGTTATGATGAAGGTGGTGAAGGCAGTGGCTCTGGCTCCGGTTATGGTCATGGTCTTGGTGGTGGGGGAGAAGGTGGAGGCAGTGGTAGCGAAGGCGGAGGCATTGGTTATGGTGGTAGTAGTGGCCATGGTTCTCGTTATGGCCCAGGCGGTGGCGGAAGTGGTGGCTACGACAGTGGGTATGGCCAAGGCGGTGTTTCTGGAGGAGGTGGGGGTGGCGGCGGCGGCTCTGGTTATGGACAAGGCCGTGGTGGGGGATATGGTTCCGGTACTGGAAGTGGTCAGGGTGCTGGCGGTCCTCATTATGGCAGAGGCCgtggaggaggaggcggcggcggcggtggtggtcaAGGTGGTGACAACTATGGCCCTGGTTCTGGAAGTGGCAGTGGTGGAGGAGGTGGTCCTGAGGGAAACTATAACCCTGGGTCTGGAGGTGGCGGCGGAGGCAGGGGCAGCGGCGGAAATACTTGCGCTTGCCCACCAATCGCTTCAACTGGCAACGGCAGGCCAAAAGAAGTTGCAAAAACCGGTGACAAATCTTAGGCCAATGTGGCATGGCTGTGCTCGTTCAGCAATGAATTATACATGTGCAGGCTGTTCTTGTTATTAATAAATAAAGCATATTCATCAGAAATCCAAAGTGTCTTGAAGCTTTCCATTTGCATTACCTCGGCTACATGACCTCGGCATTTTCATATTGCCTCCTCCAAGCCAACCCCCATGTTAATGAGGTTGAGGTTCGCTCGAAAATGCTTAAAGCGTAGACTGCTACAGGATTGGTTGCAGTATCTCCCATGATGCTCCTCATGGAATTCTGCAGATTTTACCTCTATCTCTTATTTTCCTACCTTTTCCCTTACAAA
This window of the Nymphaea colorata isolate Beijing-Zhang1983 chromosome 2, ASM883128v2, whole genome shotgun sequence genome carries:
- the LOC116248230 gene encoding histone H4; translated protein: MSGRGKGGKGLGKGGAKRHRKVLRDNIQGITKPAIRRLARRGGVKRISGLIYEETRGVLKIFLENVIRDAVTYTEHARRKTVTAMDVVYALKRQGRTLYGFGG
- the LOC116247480 gene encoding glycine-rich cell wall structural protein 1.8-like, yielding MALCHAHTDPSNIDVGSSDSGFGKGEGFGFGSGPFGGGGGGSGQDGSGYGYGGGQGGEGSGYGQGSGVGGGGGGGGGGGYGEGGGFGYGPGGGSGYGSGEGGGGGGGGYGQGGGFGYGPGVGSGYGFGSGFGQGGDGGGGGGGGRYGQGSGFDHGPGDGRGSGSGYGQGGGGGGSGSGGYDEGGEGSGSGSGYGHGLGGGGEGGGSGSEGGGIGYGGSSGHGSRYGPGGGGSGGYDSGYGQGGVSGGGGGGGGGSGYGQGRGGGYGSGTGSGQGAGGPHYGRGRGGGGGGGGGGQGGDNYGPGSGSGSGGGGGPEGNYNPGSGGGGGGRGSGGNTCACPPIASTGNGRPKEVAKTGDKS